From a region of the Aeoliella mucimassa genome:
- a CDS encoding metallophosphoesterase — translation MPRSLLLSSLLALGCLLGSTTVVMAHEGHDHEHEAEANETSTSAVALPTGVVLPEIEGPRPWSDKPVLNDPQRFQIAIMTDRTGGHRPGIWMDAVRKLNMMRPEFVLSVGDLIEGYTEDRDEVEKQWTEFLGFIDQMDMRFFFVAGNHDVTNPTMQKIWREHFGRSWYSFDYKNVHFVCLCSEDPVNRIGDEQLEWLQNDLNEHADARWTLVFLHKPLWTYAERQLAADNQDKTNWKRVEGMLVDRPHTVFSGHIHHYVQYKRNNQEYFALATTGGGSALRGNEYGEFDQVTWLTMEPDGPHVANLRLDGILRPDVVTEESIARFNGFLANTGVEVAPILIEGNESDAFSTGEIVLRVRNDFDEPIVMKGKIEGLPLKGLTVDPWEMEIEAAAGESVEQHIHVEFTKAIEFEALARTVLTATLKSTGDDPLSSELVVPVVIDRRFTLPELAEMPELDGVIEEWPSERTNEMADKPLVLGNQTGWKGPGDATAKFFARQVGDRVYVAAKVVDDRLQPGDEVELLIDPRGVDVRSSDPRYARTGLSITATAPVDGEETKVKAVRLRNGRTYPGTQAAAKVTDDGYDVEFSIPLRLVKEVQGKNWHSLQGTLVLHDVDEPNEKAAEVVWRGTQRVRQVNTGFGHFVPEAN, via the coding sequence ATGCCCCGATCCCTCCTGCTTTCATCCCTCCTGGCACTTGGCTGTCTACTTGGCAGCACGACCGTGGTAATGGCTCACGAAGGTCATGACCACGAGCATGAAGCCGAAGCGAACGAAACCTCGACCAGCGCAGTTGCCCTGCCAACTGGCGTGGTGCTGCCCGAAATCGAAGGCCCCCGCCCTTGGTCGGACAAGCCTGTACTGAACGACCCGCAACGTTTTCAGATTGCTATCATGACCGACCGCACTGGCGGTCACCGCCCTGGCATCTGGATGGACGCAGTGCGGAAGCTCAACATGATGCGTCCCGAGTTTGTGCTTTCGGTGGGCGACCTGATTGAAGGCTATACCGAAGATCGCGACGAAGTCGAGAAGCAATGGACCGAATTCCTGGGCTTCATCGATCAGATGGATATGCGGTTCTTCTTTGTCGCTGGCAACCACGACGTAACGAACCCCACCATGCAAAAGATCTGGCGCGAGCATTTTGGCCGCTCGTGGTACTCGTTCGATTACAAGAACGTGCACTTTGTTTGCTTGTGCAGCGAAGATCCCGTGAATCGCATCGGCGACGAGCAACTAGAATGGTTGCAGAACGACCTGAACGAACATGCCGACGCCCGCTGGACCTTAGTGTTTTTGCACAAGCCTCTGTGGACCTACGCCGAGCGTCAACTGGCTGCTGACAACCAAGACAAAACAAACTGGAAGCGCGTGGAAGGCATGCTGGTCGACCGCCCGCATACCGTGTTCTCGGGACACATCCACCATTACGTCCAATATAAGCGGAACAACCAAGAGTACTTCGCCCTGGCGACCACCGGTGGTGGCTCGGCATTGCGTGGTAACGAGTACGGCGAGTTCGATCAGGTCACTTGGCTCACCATGGAACCCGATGGCCCGCACGTGGCCAACTTGCGTCTCGATGGCATCCTGCGTCCCGACGTGGTGACCGAAGAGAGCATCGCCCGGTTCAATGGTTTCCTGGCGAACACCGGTGTCGAGGTGGCTCCCATCTTGATCGAAGGCAACGAGAGCGATGCCTTCTCGACCGGCGAGATCGTGCTGCGGGTGCGGAACGATTTCGACGAGCCGATCGTGATGAAGGGCAAGATCGAAGGCCTGCCGCTTAAGGGTCTAACGGTCGATCCTTGGGAAATGGAAATCGAAGCAGCTGCAGGTGAGTCGGTCGAGCAGCACATTCATGTCGAGTTCACCAAGGCCATCGAGTTCGAAGCCCTGGCCCGTACCGTGCTGACCGCCACGCTCAAAAGCACTGGCGACGATCCTCTGTCGTCGGAACTCGTGGTGCCGGTCGTGATCGATCGCCGATTCACGCTGCCGGAGCTGGCCGAAATGCCAGAACTCGACGGCGTGATCGAAGAATGGCCGAGCGAACGGACCAACGAAATGGCTGATAAGCCACTGGTGCTCGGCAATCAGACCGGTTGGAAAGGCCCTGGCGACGCAACCGCCAAGTTCTTCGCCCGCCAGGTTGGCGACCGCGTATACGTGGCAGCCAAGGTGGTGGACGATCGACTGCAGCCCGGCGATGAGGTCGAGCTGCTCATCGATCCTCGCGGGGTGGATGTGCGCAGCAGTGATCCCCGCTATGCCCGCACTGGTCTGTCGATCACCGCGACCGCTCCTGTGGATGGCGAAGAGACCAAGGTCAAAGCGGTACGTCTACGGAATGGTCGCACTTACCCCGGCACGCAAGCGGCCGCGAAGGTGACCGACGACGGTTACGACGTCGAGTTCTCGATTCCTCTGCGGCTCGTCAAAGAGGTGCAAGGTAAGAACTGGCACAGCCTGCAAGGCACCTTGGTGCTGCACGATGTCGACGAGCCGAACGAGAAAGCCGCAGAGGTGGTTTGGCGCGGTACGCAGCGCGTCCGCCAGGTGAACACCGGCTTCGGTCACTTTGTTCCCGAGGCCAACTAG
- the galK gene encoding galactokinase, whose product MLPAVPLEQMIATVKQQYSDRYQQPPTWVVSAPGRVNLIGEHTDYNDGFVMPMAIERYVVIAAGPAEGTGNTLRVSSDAMEGEITIDVDQPVPDDLPQWGIYVRGVLVEMLEAGFPCGALQATIHANVPLGGGLSSSAALEVATATMVEAAVGKSLGGPEVAKLCQRAENIHVGMPCGIMDQFSSAVCEADHLMQLDCRSLATKQVPFTNPDITVLIINTNVKRELASSAYPIRRGQCETAAKQLGVKALRDATMPMLDKMAAQIEEVVYRRARHVITENRRVEDMATALETNNWALAGELMYASHDSLRDDYEVSCDELNLLVDTAHQIGTNGGVIGSRLTGAGFGGCTVTLVETEAVEDVAKRLKQTYQTTLNIEPTLFTTRPGKGAHIAEG is encoded by the coding sequence ATGTTGCCGGCCGTTCCCCTCGAACAGATGATTGCCACCGTCAAACAGCAATACAGCGACCGCTACCAGCAGCCCCCCACGTGGGTGGTCTCCGCTCCTGGCCGAGTGAACCTGATTGGTGAGCACACCGATTACAACGACGGCTTTGTGATGCCGATGGCCATCGAACGCTACGTGGTGATTGCTGCCGGCCCGGCCGAAGGCACTGGCAACACGCTGCGAGTTTCGAGCGACGCGATGGAAGGCGAGATCACGATCGACGTCGATCAGCCAGTGCCGGATGATCTGCCGCAGTGGGGCATCTACGTCCGCGGCGTGCTGGTCGAGATGCTCGAAGCAGGCTTTCCCTGTGGAGCACTCCAGGCGACGATTCACGCCAACGTTCCGCTGGGTGGTGGACTCTCCAGCAGCGCGGCACTCGAAGTCGCTACCGCCACCATGGTGGAAGCAGCGGTTGGCAAGTCGCTTGGCGGTCCCGAAGTGGCCAAGCTGTGCCAACGTGCTGAGAACATTCATGTCGGCATGCCTTGCGGCATCATGGACCAATTCAGCTCGGCCGTTTGCGAGGCCGATCACTTGATGCAACTCGATTGTCGGTCGCTGGCTACCAAGCAGGTGCCATTTACGAATCCTGACATCACGGTGCTGATCATCAACACCAACGTGAAACGCGAGTTGGCTTCGAGCGCTTATCCGATTCGCCGCGGTCAGTGTGAAACAGCCGCCAAGCAACTCGGCGTGAAGGCTCTGCGTGATGCAACGATGCCGATGCTCGACAAGATGGCTGCGCAGATCGAAGAAGTGGTTTACCGCCGGGCGCGACACGTGATCACTGAAAACCGCCGGGTGGAAGACATGGCCACCGCGTTGGAGACCAACAACTGGGCGCTGGCCGGCGAGTTGATGTACGCCAGCCACGACTCGCTGCGCGACGACTACGAGGTTAGCTGCGACGAGTTAAACCTGCTGGTCGACACCGCTCATCAAATTGGCACCAACGGCGGGGTAATTGGTTCGCGACTCACCGGCGCCGGCTTCGGTGGTTGCACCGTGACGCTCGTGGAGACTGAAGCGGTGGAAGACGTTGCCAAGCGTCTGAAGCAAACCTACCAGACCACGCTGAACATCGAACCAACGCTGTTCACCACCCGCCCGGGCAAAGGGGCCCACATCGCCGAGGGTTAA
- a CDS encoding sigma-70 family RNA polymerase sigma factor has product MTTKGRTKSTANKSRNNELRQRAESLADLNISFIASERFADAEATPEDEQLAAIELGHETTHAKGGEGLPPHLRRMCATPLLTAEMEQQVFFRMNYCKYHAAAVLGTLHPSRPARGKVEEAEEYLERADRLRNYLIQANTRLVMSIARKYADPRNPFDDLLSRGIASLIRAVEKFDCDRGYRFSTYATCAVRRDLNRLVMNSRRDSQRFAPTPGDVLESVVEEDFEHPGKAVDRWKSLSELLSQMMEVLDDREKQIIRARFGFDEDSKISFSHLGKRMGISKERARQLANRALDKLREQDDANVLAGFC; this is encoded by the coding sequence ATGACGACTAAGGGCAGGACAAAATCGACCGCAAATAAGAGCCGAAACAACGAGCTGCGGCAACGCGCCGAATCGCTGGCCGATCTGAATATCAGCTTCATTGCCAGTGAACGTTTTGCCGACGCCGAAGCAACGCCGGAAGACGAACAACTGGCGGCCATTGAGCTCGGCCACGAAACCACTCACGCCAAAGGGGGCGAAGGGCTTCCGCCGCACCTGCGACGGATGTGCGCTACACCGCTACTCACGGCTGAAATGGAGCAGCAGGTCTTCTTTCGCATGAACTATTGTAAGTATCATGCAGCCGCTGTTCTGGGCACACTTCATCCCTCGCGACCAGCACGCGGTAAGGTGGAAGAAGCCGAAGAGTACCTGGAGCGGGCGGATCGCTTGCGAAACTATTTGATTCAAGCAAACACGCGACTGGTCATGTCGATCGCTCGCAAGTACGCCGATCCGCGGAATCCGTTCGACGATCTGTTGAGCCGCGGCATCGCCTCCCTGATTCGTGCGGTTGAGAAGTTTGATTGCGATCGTGGGTATCGCTTTAGTACTTATGCTACCTGCGCGGTGCGACGTGATCTGAACCGCTTGGTAATGAATAGCCGCCGCGACTCGCAACGCTTCGCTCCCACGCCGGGCGATGTGCTTGAGTCGGTCGTTGAGGAAGATTTTGAGCATCCTGGCAAAGCGGTCGATCGTTGGAAGTCGCTCAGCGAGTTGCTTTCGCAGATGATGGAAGTGCTTGACGATCGTGAAAAGCAAATTATTCGTGCTCGCTTTGGGTTTGACGAAGATAGCAAGATTTCATTTAGCCACCTTGGTAAGCGGATGGGTATTTCGAAAGAACGTGCCCGACAACTCGCCAATCGGGCGTTGGATAAACTTCGTGAACAAGACGACGCAAATGTGTTGGCTGGCTTTTGCTAA
- a CDS encoding deoxyribodipyrimidine photolyase, with protein MPADSEPTNFESSTPKLRIRAANDKPINHDGDFVLYWMIAYRRTEWNFALERAAAWAAELGKPLVVLEALRCDYKWASDRLHAFVIQGMADNQQSLAKKSRAASYYPYLERQPGNGSGLLEALSDQACLVVTDDFPCFFLPRMVRVAARKVSTTMEVIDSNGLLPMRAADKVYLRAYDLRRFLQKALPDHLSELPSPDPLADYKIPTLEKLPAKITKQWPVAEVEAIADDLSKLEAFPIDHQVGVVESLPGGAVAAQKRLRDFLKHKLDRYGEERNEPQKEVSSGFSPYLHFGHLSVHQVFAELVEQLKWTPNKLAKKANGSRSGWWGMEETYESFLDELVTWRELGFNMCSRQEDYTHYESLPDWAKETLGEHASDDREFTYTLEEFEQANTHDELWNAAQNQLVREGYIHNYLRMLWGKKILEWTESPQDALAVMIELNNKYALDGRNPNSYSGIFWVLGRYDRAWGPERPIFGKIRYMSSDNTARKVKVKQYIEKYQ; from the coding sequence ATGCCAGCTGACTCCGAACCTACGAACTTCGAATCGTCCACTCCCAAGTTGCGGATCCGCGCGGCCAACGACAAACCGATCAACCACGATGGCGACTTCGTGTTGTACTGGATGATCGCCTATCGCCGGACCGAGTGGAATTTTGCCCTCGAGCGAGCAGCCGCCTGGGCGGCAGAGTTGGGCAAGCCGCTGGTGGTGCTCGAAGCCTTGCGGTGCGACTACAAATGGGCCAGCGACCGACTGCATGCATTCGTCATTCAAGGTATGGCCGATAACCAGCAGTCGCTCGCCAAGAAGTCGCGTGCTGCGAGTTACTACCCTTACCTCGAGCGCCAGCCAGGCAATGGCTCGGGTTTGCTCGAGGCCCTGAGCGACCAGGCCTGTCTGGTAGTGACCGACGACTTCCCTTGCTTCTTCTTGCCTCGTATGGTTCGCGTGGCCGCCCGCAAGGTATCGACCACCATGGAGGTGATCGATTCCAACGGTCTGCTCCCCATGCGTGCGGCCGACAAAGTCTACTTGCGGGCGTACGACCTGCGGCGATTCCTACAGAAGGCACTGCCCGACCACCTCTCGGAACTCCCGAGCCCCGACCCGCTGGCCGACTACAAGATCCCTACGCTTGAGAAGCTCCCTGCGAAAATCACCAAGCAGTGGCCGGTTGCGGAGGTCGAAGCGATTGCCGACGACCTGTCGAAGCTTGAAGCGTTTCCCATCGATCATCAAGTAGGCGTTGTCGAAAGCTTACCCGGCGGCGCGGTAGCGGCTCAGAAAAGGCTACGCGACTTCCTGAAGCACAAGCTCGATCGCTATGGCGAAGAACGCAACGAGCCGCAAAAAGAAGTGAGCAGCGGGTTCTCGCCGTACCTGCACTTTGGGCATTTGTCGGTGCATCAAGTGTTCGCCGAGTTGGTGGAGCAGTTGAAATGGACTCCCAACAAGCTTGCGAAGAAGGCCAATGGCAGCCGCTCGGGCTGGTGGGGCATGGAAGAGACTTACGAGTCGTTTCTCGACGAGCTCGTCACCTGGCGCGAACTGGGATTCAATATGTGTTCGCGACAGGAGGACTATACCCACTACGAGTCGCTGCCCGACTGGGCGAAGGAAACGCTCGGCGAGCATGCCTCGGACGACCGGGAGTTCACTTACACACTCGAAGAGTTTGAGCAGGCGAACACTCACGACGAGCTATGGAACGCTGCCCAGAATCAATTGGTCCGCGAGGGGTACATTCACAACTATCTCCGCATGCTTTGGGGAAAGAAGATCCTGGAGTGGACCGAGTCGCCGCAAGATGCGTTGGCCGTGATGATCGAGCTGAACAATAAGTACGCCCTCGATGGGCGCAACCCAAACAGTTATAGCGGTATCTTCTGGGTACTTGGGCGGTACGATCGGGCGTGGGGTCCCGAGCGGCCGATCTTCGGCAAGATTCGCTACATGAGTAGCGACAACACCGCTCGCAAAGTGAAAGTGAAACAGTACATCGAAAAGTACCAATAA
- a CDS encoding fasciclin domain-containing protein: protein MILPESKTLPEVAEKAEAFSTLLAAAKAAGLVDTLAGDKELTVFAPTDEAFEALPEGTVETLLKPENKEKLVQVLAYHVVAGRVYSTDAVEAGTAKTLQGSTISIKTEGDEAMVNNAKLLKTDIDASNGVIHVIDKVLLPPTEETSSTTPASGHVKSVVCNG, encoded by the coding sequence GTGATTCTTCCCGAGAGTAAGACGCTTCCTGAAGTTGCCGAGAAAGCGGAAGCTTTCTCGACACTGCTCGCTGCCGCAAAGGCAGCCGGCCTGGTCGACACGCTCGCTGGCGACAAGGAACTGACCGTATTCGCTCCGACCGACGAAGCGTTCGAAGCCCTGCCTGAGGGTACCGTCGAAACGCTACTGAAACCAGAGAACAAGGAGAAACTGGTTCAGGTTCTCGCTTACCACGTGGTGGCGGGACGTGTCTACAGCACCGACGCGGTAGAGGCTGGCACGGCCAAAACGCTGCAAGGGTCGACGATTTCGATCAAGACCGAAGGCGACGAAGCGATGGTCAACAACGCCAAACTGTTGAAGACCGACATCGATGCCTCGAACGGCGTGATCCACGTGATCGATAAGGTGCTGCTGCCCCCCACCGAGGAAACCTCGTCGACCACTCCCGCTAGTGGTCACGTGAAGTCGGTGGTTTGCAACGGATAA
- a CDS encoding ferritin-like domain-containing protein codes for MAATNDEVISLLTKAYSMELETVMNYLANSINLDGVRAEEIKKALAADITEELGHATLLGNRIKQLGGSVPGSKSVKVDSQIQPPEDATDVVAVIKAVIDAEQSACDHYKKVIKATDGEDYVTQDLCIRLLADEEEHLILFKGFLKEYTKAAA; via the coding sequence ATGGCCGCTACCAACGACGAAGTGATTAGCCTGCTCACGAAGGCTTATAGCATGGAACTTGAAACGGTGATGAACTACTTGGCGAACAGCATTAATCTCGATGGGGTTCGTGCGGAAGAAATCAAGAAAGCGCTGGCCGCCGACATTACCGAAGAGCTTGGCCACGCGACGCTGCTGGGCAATCGTATCAAGCAACTTGGTGGAAGCGTGCCAGGTTCGAAGAGCGTGAAAGTCGATAGCCAGATACAACCGCCCGAAGATGCGACCGATGTTGTCGCAGTGATCAAGGCGGTGATCGACGCGGAGCAGTCGGCTTGCGATCACTACAAGAAGGTGATCAAGGCGACCGATGGCGAGGACTATGTGACTCAGGATCTTTGCATTCGTTTGCTTGCTGACGAAGAAGAACACCTCATTCTGTTTAAAGGATTCTTAAAAGAATACACCAAAGCGGCTGCGTAA
- a CDS encoding bile acid:sodium symporter family protein has protein sequence MQLFLDFYRENARLFYNTQLVLAMFGMGATSSVAQFRSVFRRPWDIALVLFLQYLLMPSVAVALAWITQLPPPMTVGLVLLASLPSGSLSNILTFLGRGNVALSITTTCASTAICLLATPIVLDAFTIGHLPEGFHMPWDQILLSIVLLLVLPLVVGMVIGSLKHSWRRPLSKLAVWGSMIAVGGVWVGAIGGGQIEILHYGWQAPALIVVFIVLSMLVTNEGMLAMGYQKDESFTLSIEVSMRNGNLGIALLTPLFGELTRENDFHQGGLYSCLFGGGAMMVFGLIAVGRRHLRFALQRRAKQAIE, from the coding sequence ATGCAGCTCTTTCTCGATTTCTATCGTGAGAACGCGCGGCTGTTTTACAACACGCAGCTGGTGCTGGCGATGTTTGGCATGGGAGCAACCAGCTCGGTAGCGCAGTTTCGCAGTGTGTTTCGCCGCCCGTGGGACATCGCGCTGGTACTGTTCCTGCAGTACTTGCTAATGCCGAGCGTCGCGGTCGCACTGGCTTGGATCACGCAGCTACCCCCGCCGATGACCGTGGGGCTGGTGCTGCTGGCTTCGCTACCGAGCGGCAGCCTGTCGAACATCCTCACGTTCCTCGGCCGCGGCAACGTTGCGCTGTCGATCACCACTACGTGTGCTTCGACAGCGATCTGTTTGCTGGCAACGCCGATCGTGCTCGACGCCTTTACGATCGGGCACCTGCCGGAAGGCTTCCACATGCCGTGGGATCAGATCTTACTAAGCATCGTACTACTACTCGTGCTGCCGCTGGTCGTAGGCATGGTAATTGGTTCGCTCAAACACTCCTGGCGGCGCCCCCTCAGCAAGCTGGCAGTGTGGGGGAGCATGATCGCGGTGGGGGGCGTGTGGGTCGGCGCCATCGGGGGTGGGCAGATTGAGATCCTGCATTACGGCTGGCAGGCTCCCGCGCTCATCGTGGTGTTCATCGTGCTCAGCATGCTAGTCACCAACGAGGGGATGCTCGCGATGGGCTACCAGAAAGACGAGTCGTTCACGCTCAGCATTGAGGTCTCGATGCGTAATGGAAATCTCGGTATCGCGCTGCTCACCCCTTTGTTTGGTGAGCTCACTCGCGAGAACGACTTCCATCAAGGCGGCTTGTACTCGTGCCTGTTCGGCGGCGGAGCAATGATGGTGTTTGGACTCATCGCGGTCGGCCGGCGGCATCTTCGCTTTGCCTTACAACGCCGAGCCAAGCAGGCAATTGAATGA
- the ilvD gene encoding dihydroxy-acid dehydratase: MLNKYSSKITQPKSQGASQAMLYGTGMTDDDMQRAQVGIASMWYDGNTCNMHLLDLATKVKEGVAKADMVGMRFNTIGVSDGISMGTDGMSYSLQSRDLIADSIETVMAAQWYDGLIALPGCDKNMPGCLMAMGRLNRPSIMVYGGTIKPGFTKFGGEEQKRDIVSAFQCYGEFIASSISEDERKEIVRKSCPGAGACGGMYTANTMASAIEALGMSLPYSSSIPAVSSDKRKECIEAGAAMRLLLEKDLKPRDIMTRAAFDNAMNLIIAVGGSTNAVLHLLAMARAVDVKLTIDDFQAASDRVPLLADLKPSGRFVQEELHEVGGTPAVMKLLLEHDLIDGSCMTVTGKTVAENLADLPGLKEGQQVIAPFDKPLKATGHLRIMRGNFCPDGAVAKITGKEGLLFSGTANCFDSEEDMLHALEEKKINKGDVVIIRYEGPQGGPGMPEMLTPTSAIMGAGLGKDVALMTDGRFSGGSHGFIVGHVTPEAQVGGPIALVQNGDTITIDAEANTIMVDVSDDEMAKRKAAWKAPEYKATRGTLYKYIKNVKSASEGCVTDE, translated from the coding sequence ATGCTCAACAAATACTCCAGCAAAATTACGCAGCCCAAAAGCCAAGGTGCCAGCCAGGCCATGTTGTACGGCACCGGCATGACCGACGACGACATGCAGCGGGCCCAGGTCGGCATCGCCAGCATGTGGTACGACGGCAACACCTGCAACATGCACCTGCTGGACCTCGCGACCAAGGTAAAGGAAGGCGTGGCCAAGGCCGACATGGTCGGCATGCGATTCAACACCATCGGCGTCTCCGACGGCATCTCGATGGGCACCGACGGCATGAGCTACTCGCTGCAGTCGCGCGACCTGATTGCCGACAGCATCGAAACCGTGATGGCCGCCCAGTGGTACGACGGACTGATCGCGCTGCCAGGCTGCGACAAGAACATGCCAGGCTGCTTGATGGCGATGGGCCGGCTGAATCGCCCTTCGATCATGGTATACGGCGGCACCATCAAACCAGGCTTTACCAAGTTCGGCGGCGAGGAGCAGAAACGCGACATCGTCTCCGCGTTCCAATGCTACGGAGAGTTCATTGCCAGCTCGATTAGCGAAGACGAGCGGAAAGAGATCGTCCGCAAAAGCTGCCCCGGCGCCGGCGCGTGCGGCGGCATGTACACGGCCAACACCATGGCCAGCGCGATCGAGGCCCTCGGCATGAGCCTGCCTTACTCGTCGAGCATCCCAGCGGTGTCTTCCGACAAGCGGAAGGAGTGCATCGAAGCCGGCGCGGCGATGCGTCTGCTGCTCGAGAAGGACCTCAAGCCTCGCGACATCATGACCCGCGCGGCGTTCGACAACGCGATGAACCTGATTATCGCTGTCGGTGGATCGACCAACGCGGTGCTGCATCTGCTGGCGATGGCTCGGGCGGTCGACGTGAAGCTGACGATCGACGACTTCCAAGCCGCGAGCGATCGCGTGCCGCTGCTGGCCGACCTGAAACCGTCGGGCCGGTTCGTTCAGGAAGAGCTGCACGAAGTCGGCGGAACCCCGGCCGTGATGAAGCTGCTGCTGGAGCACGACCTGATCGACGGAAGCTGCATGACAGTCACCGGCAAAACCGTGGCCGAAAACCTGGCCGACCTGCCGGGCCTCAAGGAAGGTCAGCAAGTGATCGCCCCGTTCGACAAGCCGCTCAAGGCGACCGGTCACCTCCGCATCATGCGGGGCAACTTCTGCCCCGACGGCGCGGTGGCCAAGATCACCGGCAAAGAAGGGCTGCTGTTCTCCGGCACGGCCAACTGCTTCGACAGCGAAGAAGACATGCTGCACGCGTTGGAAGAGAAGAAGATCAACAAAGGCGACGTGGTGATCATTCGCTACGAAGGTCCGCAGGGTGGTCCCGGCATGCCCGAAATGCTGACGCCGACCAGTGCGATCATGGGTGCGGGACTCGGCAAGGACGTCGCGCTGATGACCGACGGCCGGTTTAGCGGCGGCTCGCACGGATTCATCGTCGGCCACGTAACGCCCGAAGCCCAGGTCGGCGGCCCGATCGCGCTGGTGCAGAACGGCGACACGATCACGATCGACGCCGAAGCGAACACGATCATGGTCGATGTCTCCGACGACGAGATGGCGAAGCGCAAAGCCGCCTGGAAGGCCCCCGAATACAAAGCCACCCGCGGCACGCTTTACAAGTACATCAAGAACGTGAAGAGCGCAAGCGAAGGTTGTGTGACGGATGAATAG
- the tnpA gene encoding IS200/IS605 family transposase produces MASTFTCLDYHVVFSTKYRKPTIREELREKLYRYVGGIVRAENGCLREVGGMPDHIHLLLALPPTIAVSDAIRMVKTNSSKWVNERGDQPTRFQWQTGYGAFSVSASQREVVRHYIRNQEEHHRKRDFNEEFLEMLERHHIDYDPKYVFE; encoded by the coding sequence ATGGCAAGCACCTTTACCTGCCTCGACTATCACGTCGTTTTCAGCACCAAGTATCGCAAGCCAACGATTCGTGAAGAGCTGAGGGAAAAGCTTTATCGATACGTGGGCGGGATCGTGCGGGCCGAGAATGGATGCCTTCGCGAAGTCGGTGGCATGCCCGACCACATTCATCTACTCCTGGCGCTCCCTCCAACGATCGCCGTTTCGGACGCCATTCGAATGGTCAAAACCAATTCATCGAAGTGGGTGAACGAGCGAGGGGACCAACCGACGAGGTTCCAGTGGCAAACCGGGTATGGTGCCTTTAGTGTCAGTGCTTCGCAACGCGAGGTTGTCCGGCATTACATCCGCAATCAGGAAGAACATCATCGAAAACGAGACTTCAACGAGGAGTTTCTCGAAATGCTCGAACGGCACCACATCGACTACGACCCCAAATATGTGTTCGAGTGA
- a CDS encoding SMI1/KNR4 family protein translates to MAFPVDIQWVTETEARLGVRFPASFVSAMVKRNGGSVETEWDVFYLYSFLDASDRKRLRRTCSSIDRETKSTRESRYGFPPNAVVIGHNGGGDLLVLMPMADHPDTLQHSVYLWNGESDEPQLIADDFADLRRGE, encoded by the coding sequence ATGGCGTTTCCAGTCGACATTCAGTGGGTTACCGAAACCGAGGCGAGGCTCGGCGTGCGTTTTCCGGCGTCGTTTGTTTCCGCGATGGTAAAACGAAACGGGGGGAGCGTGGAGACCGAGTGGGATGTGTTCTACTTGTACTCGTTTCTCGACGCGAGCGATCGCAAACGACTCCGCCGCACTTGCAGTAGTATCGATCGCGAAACCAAGTCGACGCGAGAAAGTCGGTATGGCTTTCCTCCTAACGCGGTCGTGATCGGCCACAACGGCGGCGGAGACCTGCTGGTGCTGATGCCGATGGCGGACCACCCCGACACGTTGCAACACTCGGTTTACCTCTGGAACGGTGAATCAGACGAACCACAACTCATCGCCGACGACTTCGCCGATTTGCGACGAGGAGAGTGA
- the deoC gene encoding deoxyribose-phosphate aldolase gives MNSILAMIDHAVLQPQQTDDDVREACALCDRVGVASICVKPSQVPVARLALMNSKVLVSTVIGFPHGGTSTLTKATETMEACKLGAREVDMVVNLGKVFSGGWDYVAEDIREVVKAANDNGAITKVIFETGLLASDEQKIRLCEISEAAGAAFVKTSTGFGYVKNEAGQLVSTGATDHDIVLMRKHTSDAVQVKASGGVRSFADAQRFVELGATRLGTSSTLALAEGAPPSSDY, from the coding sequence GTGAATTCTATTCTCGCCATGATTGATCATGCCGTGTTGCAGCCGCAGCAGACCGACGACGACGTCCGCGAAGCGTGTGCGTTGTGCGACCGGGTCGGCGTGGCCAGCATTTGCGTGAAGCCGTCGCAGGTGCCAGTCGCACGCTTGGCGCTGATGAATTCCAAGGTGCTGGTGAGCACCGTGATTGGTTTCCCGCATGGTGGAACCAGCACCCTCACCAAGGCGACCGAAACCATGGAAGCCTGCAAGCTCGGCGCCCGCGAGGTCGACATGGTGGTGAACCTCGGCAAGGTGTTCAGCGGCGGGTGGGACTACGTGGCCGAAGACATTCGCGAGGTCGTGAAAGCGGCCAACGACAATGGGGCGATCACCAAGGTCATCTTCGAAACCGGGCTGCTTGCCAGCGACGAGCAGAAGATTCGCTTGTGCGAGATCAGCGAAGCGGCCGGCGCGGCCTTCGTGAAGACCTCCACTGGCTTTGGCTACGTGAAGAACGAAGCGGGCCAGTTGGTGAGCACCGGCGCGACCGATCACGACATCGTGCTGATGCGCAAACACACGTCCGACGCGGTGCAGGTAAAAGCATCGGGCGGGGTGCGTTCGTTTGCCGACGCTCAGCGGTTCGTGGAGCTCGGCGCTACGAGGCTCGGCACCAGCAGCACGTTGGCCCTCGCCGAAGGGGCTCCCCCGAGTTCCGATTACTAA